From Melospiza melodia melodia isolate bMelMel2 chromosome 2, bMelMel2.pri, whole genome shotgun sequence:
TAATTTCCTAAATTTCCTAATACATGGCTAGAGTCAACTTCCATGCTTCAGTGTAATAGTCAGAAAGGACTCCACAAGAAAAAACTGACAGGCATTTTCCAGTGtagctcccttccctcccttcttatccctttttttattttttgctgtgaTGCATCTAGCTTTTGTGTTCAACAACAGCTCACCCTCAGAGCAGGCAGCAAAGGCAGTAGTAGTATTTGTTTATAGACTTGCTAGTTAACAACTACAGCAATAGAGAATGTAAGAACCTTCTAAGTATTAGAGCATGAAACATCCAATCTGATTGATTTTAAAATATACATTATTATTAGTACATCCAtacaatttttatatatattcctCTATTATaacttgttttctttaaaatagaaaaaatgtTAAACTTAACCTGGATTTTtgtacctttttttcttttacagtacTATACAAGTGCCACCTCATTTTATATGGGTTCCTTCCCCTCATTCTCCTTCTCTCCCTAAAAAGACTTTCCTCAAATCTAATTCTTTTATTCCCCCCACTATGCTTTCTGCCAAACAAAGCTCCACACTTAGACCACTGATCCCACCATACACAGAAATTTATTTTTCTGGAACTCTTTCCACATCTCCCCTTACAAGCCCTCTCTCTGAAAACTCTATGCCTTCCACCAGTGTTACCACTACACGCTCCTCTTCCGAGTCTCTTGCTCAACCTACCATGCCAACTTTTTCTTCCATAACTTCCAACAAATCCATCACTGTTCCCATACCTGCAACAAAATCTGTCACTAATACTGCTTTCTCAATTAAATCTGATGCCTCACACCTAAACAAGACTGTTACAATACTTTCTCCTTCTGTAGGTTACACTAAAcatccttctctttcttcttctaagCCTCACAAACTTGCAATTTTAAATCGCCCCTTTGAGGCTATCACCGATTCTGTTGCACAAATTCCACCTGCTTCAAACCAACCTATATCTGCTCACAGAAATGTCAGTACAGTACCTATTGTTCCCCTTACTCCTTTCACAATATCTTTGACCCCTACTGCTAGTCCTGTCAACCGTTCTGTGTCAGCTTCTCGTCCTCATTCTACTGCTGATGGCCATGGGAACTCAGGTAAATATGAAAAGAGATCTTTTTCAACTTAAATGGTTCTGTCATTCTGTTCTGTGTGAAAACCCTGAGACAACTTTCACttgatgtattttaaaataaattctgatGCCTTTGGACATGGTGAGTGATAGCTCACCCTAGTGCTCACCCTACACTGTTGTTTGTAACTGTCATAGGTGGGTACAGTGCTCAATTCCCATTAGAACAAATGTCTTTTGGACAGAAAAAATTAAGTCAGAGGGCAaggtagatttttttaaaaaaactaacCTAATATTTAAAATACTGCACAGTAATGTTGGATCATCCTTAAAATATTGTTATTGACTGGGAATATTCTTAGGGGCTATGTATTTTCTTATGAAAATTCTACACAAGCTTCTTTTCAAATTGCTGACACTATGTTGATTTTACTCTACATTGAGGCATTCAGTGgctaaaaattcaaaataataggttatttaatatattaaatatatttaatatattaacgGTCTGATATGAGGAACTTTGAAATCAATAAAACATTAATTTCGTGTTGTCAGTTTGAAAGCTTGCTTTATGTTTTCATGAGATTTAAATTACCACTGTCTGCAAATTAGCTGATAGGGAGAAATTACATGACTTGTTGAGAACCCTTATGGGTAGTGATACAATTTTTTAATCAAGAGAACTGTTTAATTTTTCTGCTTCTCCAAGCTTACATCATTTGTTGAACACAATGTTTAACTTTTATTTGTCACAGGAAAAACCCTTTCAGCTACCACAAATATAACTTCTGTGCACACCACCATTAGTATCGCCACAGCTGAGCAAATCGTGTCCAAAATAGAAAATGATTTAGCAGCTGGAAAAATAGAGCCAAAAGATGTAGAAAGGATGGTTGGTGAGGTGAGCACTATCCTCACTGCTTCTCAGCCATTGCCACCACGAATTTCTAACAGGTAGGTCATTTGGCAATAGATTACAGGAGTGTTGTATTTACTGTCTTGAAAAATTGGCTTCAGCAAGTTTCACTTTTTCATAATCACAATTCAGAAGAATATTTCTTGTTCTTTTATGTAGTTATTCAAAATGGAAGGACTATCATTCTAATGTTACCAGCTTTACTATAATATAATGCCACGGAAAATGGTGGGGTATTTTTGTTGACACCATAATAAGTGATCATTTTGCATTATACTCAGATTATTGCTCCATAATCATAACTTGCTTGAGAATTTTGGATGTATGTGCTTGCTAATACTAAGTATGCTTTTTCTTAACAGAATTATAAAGCTGGTGGACTATATTGGCTTAAAACTAAACTTATCAACATCATCTGCTAAATTTGTCTCCCCTTCCTTGGCTCTGGCAGTTGTCCAAACCAACAGAATCCGCTCCAACCAAATGTCTTTTGCTGTCCAGGACTCGGCTGATCTCCAGGTTACAAAATACTTACAATACCTACAAATTgtcaaacatttattttaaagtatttatggTTTTATAATTAGAGGAACATGTGTTTGTTTATGTCAGTGTCAGGATCTTTACTTCATGTTAGTTTCAGACTTTTTATAAGCCCTTCtagtttttcctttaattttcaaCTGTGTAAATAGGTGTAAAAGAGAGCTGACTTAGCAGAAACTGGCAGAACTAATAAGCTGTTGGAGAGGGTACAGCTAGAACACCAGAATGGACAAAGTGCTTGGCAGAATAACTTTGCCTCAAGCCCCCTGAATTATGAATCATTTATTCAACCACCATGACAGTGCTGAAATTTGTCAAGGAGTGTTGCCAGATGGCTTCATCTGTTAGAAGGAAATAACTGTAGAGGGCTCCAGAAAAGAGCTATTATGTATGTTGCTTGGATAATGATGCTCAGAACATTTGTCACTAATGGCATCTCACCAAGAAAGAAGTGCTTAGAAAGTTTGGTTGGATCCCCTTTATCTCATGCAAAACCTCCCTCCTGACAGAGAAAATAATGGACAATACCAGCCTTGGAGGCTTAAGCAAGGAGAGATGGAAAGTTTTGGACCAATTTTGACACATTCTGCCTCCTCAGAGAAGAAAATAGCTTAATGTATCGTAAGCCATATGTAGTACTGGAACTTTTCTGTGTTACTGAAAATTATATAAATGTTTAAGATTTGAGTTCTTTTCTATTTCTTAGCTATATATAGTGCATGAATGTGAGATGTTTAGGAGATGCTAGTGCTGACATACAGATATTTGCTAAGGAATGATTTTTGCTTTCATGGCATTGGCAATGAAACACTGAGAATTTTCAATAAGTATCATCTACCTCAAACTAGAGCAACAGGAGTGCTTTTGTGGAATTGACTCAGGATTTCTTTGATGGCTGTCTACACTAGTGATCTCCAAAGTGGGGTTTGAGTACCCCAGGGTGTGCACACGACAGTCCAGTGCAGTGCAGGAAAatgcatttatatttatattttataataaataaaaaaatacatttttagaagtaatttttaatctccttaatttaaaaaaatattttataacttGCATAATATATTAGTAAAGTAATTCATATATGTAACTTATGGATAGGTATATACTGGGGTTCATGCTCAAAAATTTTTAGGGGATGCATGATCAACAACATTTAGAGTGAGCTGGTCTAAGCACATTGTTAGGGCACTTTGGGGAGTTCACACTGTTACTCTAATTACACGCATTCTTTCAATACTCAGAGAATTTCTTTCTGCAGTACTACTAATGATTCCCATCTCCCAGGAACTCTGAGGTGATGATATTTGTATGTAAAGGACTAATGTATGGCAGGAATGTTGAGAGATTCTGTACTAAACAAAGCTCCCTGGCCTGTAAGCACAGCAAATAAAATGTGCAGCACATAAAATGGGTGAAAGTTCAGATCTCTTTTTGTACAGTATAAGATCACTGAGCTCTTAAGGTACCTGAATTGTAGCTTATCCAGTTTACTTTTGTAATTTTTGCCAGATGATCAAAAAGTTAGGGTTTATGTTCTTATCTAAGAATATAAACTTAACCTTCTGAACATAAAAATGTATTGACAAATAATGGCTGTTTTCACTTTTTCTGAATTCTGACATACTCCCTACAGGGTATAAAATTCTTTGCAGGCTTTCAAGCTGTTGATCTCCCTACACAGAGTTTTTGCTCCTCACCTTTTCCAGATCAATACAAAACACAGAGTGGTTTGTTATGTCCCTGTAGGGAAATTGTTAAAGGCAGATTATTTTCAGTGGTAGGCAGACCTACCTGAAATGGCATGAATCCTTTTCAGTCCTATAAGTGCTATTTATGCATTGGAGTGGGAGAGGAATGAGAGCAGCAGTGAGTTTGTGACATTAATTAATGAGGCATTTATTTTGAagttttaaactgaaaataagtcataatttatttatttatttagaaacTGAAACAAAGCATAATCCTGGTGTTTATTTTTCAGATCTCTCTAGGAGTTCAGccaattcagaatttaaataaTCTTGGATCAATTAGACTTCCTCCATCATTGCTGAAAAATTTACGCACTGAAGAGTTGGACTTGGCTTCTAGAATTATATTCAACTTCTTTAAAAAGACCACTGTGTTCCAGGTATTTTTTTGCCCACTATTCGTAAGGATTTTAAATTCAAGCTTAGAGCAAAATATgaataaaacatattttaaaacttctgccttaaaaaataattacttttgtCTAGTGCTTGCTCCACATAGTAAATGAGCTTGTGGGTGCTGCATTCTAGTATTGTTTcctttaacattttaaaatctgGAGTTTTTTTCTCATTCCAGGATCTGTCCTTGAAGAATGCATCTTTAATCAGCAGTGTTATATCATCAAGTGTTGCTAACCTCACTATTAGTAACTTAACAACAAATGTTACTGTCATTTTGCAGAATATCAAGCCTAATCAGGTAAAATTTCCATTTTGGCAGACTTAAAGTACAGTTTTGTTGCCTCCACTGAAGTTGTTGTAGTGCAAACATTTGACTAAGAATACAGGTCAACTTGTTCTGCTTTACTAATGTGGACATTTCATCTCCACCCAGACCTTAAAAATCACTCCTGTTTGCTTATTTGCCACTGGTATAAATTTTGGTTCTCAAGTAGTGTAAGGTAATTTTGCTCTATCATGAATTCATTCAGCTTTTATCTTTCTTACTTACTCTTCTATTTTATTCTACAAAGAATAGTGCTTTTCTGCAAAAGCTCTTACAGGGAAGACTGAAATTGTGGGTTGCTATGGTAGATGCTGCAGTCATGACATTTGGGGGTATTGTTTGGCCAGAAAATAATATGTCTGTTTTCTTAGGGGAACTGAAACACAAGATTGTGTCAGTATTCAGGAAGTATTAGGATTCTTACACACGATCTCTTTCTGAAAGGAGCATCAAGGATTAAAGTCTTCTATCTCATATCTTAAGagaattttaaatattcaattattATAAACTGAAAAATGTGAGGATTCCACTAATTCACCTGGAGCTTTTTCAGGAGCTGGCTCAGTGGTGTCTTTACTTGTTTTGACATAATAATAAGTTTTGAACTGTAGAAGTATTAGTATTTATAGCAATATAGTGTACTGCTGCTGGTATTTATAGAATTTGCATGTGTGTGAGGAAATCTATGTGTAAGTGTTTAACATTGTGATAGTAGGAAGTGATCAAATACTTGCAAATGAAAaggtttttccttttctgtgtgaTCATGACTTCAAAAGTTACAAAGTCTGGAAGGAAGAGAAATCCCAAGAATTTGTATGGTGTGGGAAGACATTGAAAGAGCATTCAAGAGGTTCTACTAGGAACAGAATCTTTGCATAAGCACAAGAGCTAGCTCCTGTCGGGTGACTTCAATTCTGTTCAGCATATTTTTGCAAGCAGTTTTTAATCCTTTTAGCCACCCTAATTTATTTAATGATCACATAGAAAAGGCATATTTGCTGTATGCAATGTTTATTCTTCCCTGAATTTTGTAGATCATTCATAAATCATTTGATCCTAAACTTACAGTTTAGtaacttgatttttttcttgtttatacTCCTAAACAGGATAATTCAACAGTTAGATGTGTTTTTTGGGACTTCAATAAAAATGGTAAGTACTTGAGATCTCCCAAGATGCTATGCTGTTTTAGCTATGTTAATTCATGTTAATATAATTGAAACTTTCTATGAATAACAAAGCTGCTTTTTTTAACAGGTGGACATGGAGGCTGGTCATATGAAGGTTGCACAGTCAAAGAAAGTAGAGTAAATGAAACAGTCTGTTCATGCAACCATCTCACAAGCTTTGCAGTTTTGATGGTAATTATTTTTAGAATTATGCAATCTTACCCTTGTTCAAGAACACATTTAACCTTGAGTTGTCTTAAGCAAGTGAAGACCCAATAAGCCCATACAAGCTAATAAATAATACTCAGGTTCTATTCACTTTAGTATTAGTACAGGTAGCCATGCAGTTAGGCACATGCTTAAACTCCTTGTTGAATTGGAGTCCATGGGTTccactggaggaaaaaaaaaatctttaagtgcTGCAGATTTCTAATTTAGGCAGCTGTTTATACTGTAAATAAAATTTAGGAAATCAAATTTAGGAAATCAAatttaaaacagatttttaaTCAAATGGGGTTTCACAATTAGGGTCATAGAATTATAAAATAATAtctcaagttggaagggacccataaggatcacagagtcccacctccctgctctttACAAGACTAGATTGGCTTTTTGTCTCATCTAACTTTTTATAAGAGCCATGATGAAAGGAATGGAGTCCTTCATTTGTAAGTGTAGAGGGAAAGAtgtgttttgatttttaaaatttttctttatattttcccATTAAATAAACCTGTTCTCTGAAAATAACTTCTGTTTCTGTTCTAGGACCTGTATGGAAATACTCCTCTGGATCCCACACAAGAATTGGTACTGACTTTTATATCGTATATAGGCTGTGGCCTCTCTGcaatttttctttctgttactcTTGTGACCTACATAGCCTTTGAGTAAGTACCCATTCAGCTGAGCCCCCATTATTCTTCAATTGTGATTGTTAATAGTCTCCACTGAGAAATCCTTTTCAATAGTTATGGATTCTGTCTCCACAAATAATGCACAGATTTGGCCAGTTCACCAGGAAGATGTTGATTCAGTCGTCAGAAATGTTAATCTCATCAAGAGGTGAATTGTCATGATGCTATAGGCAGTAAGAATTGAAGAAGTAGCACTCTGAAGTATTTTATAATGGATTATCATAATAGAAGTGTGAAGGAATGTATTTAAGATACAATACACAAAAAAGCAGTACAgaattttagcatttttaaaagcatttttattctttctttattCTCTCATTATTCTAATACTGGGACTTGCCTCTCTCAAGGCTTTATATGCCCAGTCAAAAGCTTGATCTAGTTTAGCAATAAAGAACAGAACCTATTGGGTTTGGGTAGCAATGTAACAAGAAATCCaacataaaatggaaaaaaaataatcatggTACTAAGCACTTTGACTCCAAGATTGTTTGTATTTATGTAACCTTCTCTAAAAAACTTTATATATACAGACTGTTAATTAGGAAGTATGTTGTAAATTTTTCTCTCCATGTATAAATGCAACACATGCAGCATTGTATATGAATTaaaatttggttttttccccttggCATTTGTGAAAGCCAAGGACTGCAAGAGAGGAAGTAAGCCAGGAATCCATGGACAGCTGATGTCATCCCATGaatgttcttttctttcttttaggaaAATTCGGAGAGACTACCCCTCCAAAATACTTATTCAGCTGTGTGCTGCATTACTTCTACTCAACTTAGTTTTTCTTCTTGACTCATGGATTGCACTGTATGATACACGAGGCCTATGCATTGCAGTTGCAGTATTTCTTCACTATTTCCTCTTGGTTTCCTTTACCTGGATGGGCCTGGAAGCTTTCCACATGTATCTGGCCCTTGTGAAAGTCTTTAACACCTATGTACGGAAATACATTCTTAAATTTTGTCTTGTTGGTTGGGGTatgtatcttttttttccttttttatgctAAATAGATAATTCTTCTTATCAAGTATTTCAGTGAATGTGATACAGGTCAGAAATTAAAATTAGGCAGTCATTAAATGTTATATGTTCCACCTTTCTGAGGTGTGGAGTGCCCCCAGCTGCAGAACTGAAGTTTCTGCAATTCAAAGTGATAATGAATTTTCCTTCAATTTTGAATGTGCATGCTTCCATTGTTTTGAGAATAAATGCCAATAAGTAGATCTATTTCTGGAATAGCACTGTTGCTAACAAAAAGTAGCAAAACCAGATCTAACTGGATAGAGGATGAAGAGATTCTGGGCCTGATTTTCATCTCCTATTTGTTTCTTAAAACATATGTAAGAATGAAAATAAGTTATGCTGTAAAAGATATTTTGAAGCACTTTGAAGACTAATGGTATTTGTTGGTTTATTCAGAAAGTTTTGGAGCTGGCTGTGAAGGACTCCTCTTGTTTCTTTGCAAGTTGTGCTCCTAAGCAGTTtgaatgctgcaatttttcagaCAGCTAGTAGTCAGTAGAATTCAACAGCCAAATTTCAGAAACAATATGTAGATTTTGTagtaaaatataataatttcAAGTCCTCATAATACTGTCTCTGTTAGGATTTTAATGTATGTGTTTTCTCATAAACTTTTAGGGTTACCAGCAATAGTTGTGTCCATTGTGTTGGCAGTATCACCAGATAATTATGGTCTTATAACCACTGGAAAGGTTTCCATAAACAGACCTGATGAATTGTGAGTGAAAGGGAGGAGCTCTGGGGGAGGTGAGGGTGGGGAGTAGAAGGAGGTGCTACAAATTGCTTTTCTTTAAAGTAAAGGGGGGGAAAGGCAAGAAAGCAATTGTAGTGCTTTGAAATAGTACAACTACAGTATCTCATGTTTTAGGGTTATTGCCTTTATGAAGGCTCCTATCCTTTggccaaaaaacccaaacttcttttgcaaaaggcaaaaatgctTTGCATGCAAGAAACTACAAGTTTGTCTCATGTTTATTTCACTTAGTTTCTGTTTCTGATAACAGTTGACAGACTGCTCTTCTGTTCTAGCTGCTGGATCAAAAATAGAATTGTCTTCTATATTACTGCTGTGGGATACTTCTGCCTGATATTCCTGATCAATATCAGCATGTTCATTGTTGTGCTGATCCAACTCTGTCgtatcaaaaagaaaaaacaactcgGTGCTCAAAGGAAAACCAGTATCCAAGACCTTAGGAGTGTTGCTGGCCTTACCTTCTTGTTGGGAATTACTTGGGGGTTTGCTTTCTTCACAGTAAATGAGGTATTTACTTACCTCTTTACTATTTTCAACACTTTGCAAGGTAAGTTTGTCCCTCACATAACAGCTCCCCGTCCATAGTATAACAAACCAAACATTTTGAAACATCACTTTCTTGATTCAgcaataaaaatttaaatttgaTATGTGCAGTAGCATGTTAATTATATTAGAGATGAGATGATACTGCTTTACAGTAACCTTAAGTTGCAGTTTTGTTATGATAAGGTACAGAAAAACTAGATACTATTTATATAGGTATGGGATAAATATTGTCATTTTAAAAGTGTATGCAAAACAGATATTCCTGGAAGTGACTGTGTTTCCACTAACAAACAGATGAATTGTGAACACTCAGTTACTTTAAGTGTTCACATTATAATGCAGTTCATGTAGTGAAAAGAGTAGCATTTCTTCAGTTCCCCTAAGGCTTCTGGGGGAGGTTGGACATTCAGCAAAGGCTCATTGAGACAAGCAAGGCTGAAACATTTGAAAGTTAGTGACCCAACTCTTAAGCATGGCCTATATAGTACTTAAGAATATATGAGAAGTAGATATGAAAACATAAACTTTTGCaatggtgggtgctgctggacaTATCCAAAAGCAGAGTTGCCACATAGACTTTTATATAAACAGGAGGGATTGTAGCTGTCCTCCTGACAATATACCTGAATTGTCCTTCTGAAGTTTGGATCCAAACTTCTGCTTAAATGGCACTTAGATGACT
This genomic window contains:
- the ADGRG2 gene encoding adhesion G-protein coupled receptor G2 isoform X1, whose amino-acid sequence is MVAWEKQHCCVGRIQDIFLRFRIVQAVLLLQLFLATASKDQEDFLGRYKAVFKTACEDPWSMSPRISLHSLREFLVCVHLKLYSSNNQWTAYVYAEKTLHTNLSANKFDLGLIGDRGKLKIWLFGKQISTSIRLHKNTWNQICIQWKSDNEEVKLFINGTVKLHKKLNGKFSLPARGQFLLGCSKLQGTAAAPRQGMTGELYLFRMWDKANITQSEDCQDSGVIRWRKEDWIYNTTVEEDNSLQCVETTATLPSRRMSDSEESATTTIFDMSSEETTQSTEALTTTDYYYSTITPAGETIVCNITRACNYSVFYVGKVKLRASEESNASLNVEIINNITTHNQVKKIIEIPAHTPQELSISEFNKTLQAVSESSVMECSAENQSTHCNFIMKLAERENISSLTQKAKISQLDQCCCSSLKYCSLTAEELRMYTIQVPPHFIWVPSPHSPSLPKKTFLKSNSFIPPTMLSAKQSSTLRPLIPPYTEIYFSGTLSTSPLTSPLSENSMPSTSVTTTRSSSESLAQPTMPTFSSITSNKSITVPIPATKSVTNTAFSIKSDASHLNKTVTILSPSVGYTKHPSLSSSKPHKLAILNRPFEAITDSVAQIPPASNQPISAHRNVSTVPIVPLTPFTISLTPTASPVNRSVSASRPHSTADGHGNSGKTLSATTNITSVHTTISIATAEQIVSKIENDLAAGKIEPKDVERMVGEVSTILTASQPLPPRISNRIIKLVDYIGLKLNLSTSSAKFVSPSLALAVVQTNRIRSNQMSFAVQDSADLQISLGVQPIQNLNNLGSIRLPPSLLKNLRTEELDLASRIIFNFFKKTTVFQDLSLKNASLISSVISSSVANLTISNLTTNVTVILQNIKPNQDNSTVRCVFWDFNKNGGHGGWSYEGCTVKESRVNETVCSCNHLTSFAVLMDLYGNTPLDPTQELVLTFISYIGCGLSAIFLSVTLVTYIAFEKIRRDYPSKILIQLCAALLLLNLVFLLDSWIALYDTRGLCIAVAVFLHYFLLVSFTWMGLEAFHMYLALVKVFNTYVRKYILKFCLVGWGLPAIVVSIVLAVSPDNYGLITTGKVSINRPDEFCWIKNRIVFYITAVGYFCLIFLINISMFIVVLIQLCRIKKKKQLGAQRKTSIQDLRSVAGLTFLLGITWGFAFFTVNEVFTYLFTIFNTLQGFFIFIFYCVTKENVRKQWRRYLCCGKFRLAENSDWSRTATNGLKKQTVNQGVSSSSNSLQSNSNSTNSTTLLMNNDYSVHANGNGHLYLPSEKNGVCFTVQNGDVCLHDFSGKQLVFQDKDDTGSQESQISLRRTSKRGSLSSMEKM
- the ADGRG2 gene encoding adhesion G-protein coupled receptor G2 isoform X3, with amino-acid sequence MVAWEKQHCCVGRIQDIFLRFRIVQAVLLLQLFLATASKDQEDFLGRYKAVFKTACEDPWSMSPRISLHSLREFLVCVHLKLYSSNNQWTAYVYAEKTLHTNLSANKFDLGLIGDRGKLKIWLFGKQISTSIRLHKNTWNQICIQWKSDNEEVKLFINGTVKLHKKLNGKFSLPARGQFLLGCSKLQGTAAAPRQGMTGELYLFRMWDKANITQSEDCQDSGVIRWRKEDWIYNTTVEEDNSLQCVETTATLPSRRMSDSEESATTTIFDMSSEETTQSTEALTTTDYYYSTITPAGETIVCNITRACNYSVFYVGKVKLRASEESNASLNVEIINNITTHNQVKKIIEIPAHTPQELSISEFNKTLQAVSESSVMECSAENQSTHCNFIMKLAERENISSLTQKAKISQLDQCCCSSLKYCSLTAEELRMYTIQVPPHFIWVPSPHSPSLPKKTFLKSNSFIPPTMLSAKQSSTLRPLIPPYTEIYFSGTLSTSPLTSPLSENSMPSTSVTTTRSSSESLAQPTMPTFSSITSNKSITVPIPATKSVTNTAFSIKSDASHLNKTVTILSPSVGYTKHPSLSSSKPHKLAILNRPFEAITDSVAQIPPASNQPISAHRNVSTVPIVPLTPFTISLTPTASPVNRSVSASRPHSTADGHGNSGKTLSATTNITSVHTTISIATAEQIVSKIENDLAAGKIEPKDVERMVGEVSTILTASQPLPPRISNRIIKLVDYIGLKLNLSTSSAKFVSPSLALAVVQTNRIRSNQMSFAVQDSADLQISLGVQPIQNLNNLGSIRLPPSLLKNLRTEELDLASRIIFNFFKKTTVFQDLSLKNASLISSVISSSVANLTISNLTTNVTVILQNIKPNQDNSTVRCVFWDFNKNGGHGGWSYEGCTVKESRVNETVCSCNHLTSFAVLMDLYGNTPLDPTQELVLTFISYIGCGLSAIFLSVTLVTYIAFEKIRRDYPSKILIQLCAALLLLNLVFLLDSWIALYDTRGLCIAVAVFLHYFLLVSFTWMGLEAFHMYLALVKVFNTYVRKYILKFCLVGWGLPAIVVSIVLAVSPDNYGLITTGKVSINRPDEFCWIKNRIVFYITAVGYFCLIFLINISMFIVVLIQLCRIKKKKQLGAQRKTSIQDLRSVAGLTFLLGITWGFAFFTVNEVFTYLFTIFNTLQGFFIFIFYCVTKENVRKQWRRYLCCGKFRLAENSDWSRTATNGLKKQTVNQGVSSSSNSLQSNSNSTNSTTLLMNNDYSVHANGNGKQLVFQDKDDTGSQESQISLRRTSKRGSLSSMEKM
- the ADGRG2 gene encoding adhesion G-protein coupled receptor G2 isoform X2, whose translation is MVAWEKQHCCVGRIQDIFLRFRIVQAVLLLQLFLATASKDQEDFLGRYKAVFKTACEDPWSMSPRISLHSLREFLVCVHLKLYSSNNQWTAYVYAEKTLHTNLSANKFDLGLIGDRGKLKIWLFGKQISTSIRLHKNTWNQICIQWKSDNEEVKLFINGTVKLHKKLNGKFSLPARGQFLLGCSKLQGTAAAPRQGMTGELYLFRMWDKANITQSEDCQDSGVIRWRKEDWIYNTTVEEDNSLQCVETTATLPSRRMSDSEESATTTIFDMSSEETTQSTEALTTTDYYYSTITPGETIVCNITRACNYSVFYVGKVKLRASEESNASLNVEIINNITTHNQVKKIIEIPAHTPQELSISEFNKTLQAVSESSVMECSAENQSTHCNFIMKLAERENISSLTQKAKISQLDQCCCSSLKYCSLTAEELRMYTIQVPPHFIWVPSPHSPSLPKKTFLKSNSFIPPTMLSAKQSSTLRPLIPPYTEIYFSGTLSTSPLTSPLSENSMPSTSVTTTRSSSESLAQPTMPTFSSITSNKSITVPIPATKSVTNTAFSIKSDASHLNKTVTILSPSVGYTKHPSLSSSKPHKLAILNRPFEAITDSVAQIPPASNQPISAHRNVSTVPIVPLTPFTISLTPTASPVNRSVSASRPHSTADGHGNSGKTLSATTNITSVHTTISIATAEQIVSKIENDLAAGKIEPKDVERMVGEVSTILTASQPLPPRISNRIIKLVDYIGLKLNLSTSSAKFVSPSLALAVVQTNRIRSNQMSFAVQDSADLQISLGVQPIQNLNNLGSIRLPPSLLKNLRTEELDLASRIIFNFFKKTTVFQDLSLKNASLISSVISSSVANLTISNLTTNVTVILQNIKPNQDNSTVRCVFWDFNKNGGHGGWSYEGCTVKESRVNETVCSCNHLTSFAVLMDLYGNTPLDPTQELVLTFISYIGCGLSAIFLSVTLVTYIAFEKIRRDYPSKILIQLCAALLLLNLVFLLDSWIALYDTRGLCIAVAVFLHYFLLVSFTWMGLEAFHMYLALVKVFNTYVRKYILKFCLVGWGLPAIVVSIVLAVSPDNYGLITTGKVSINRPDEFCWIKNRIVFYITAVGYFCLIFLINISMFIVVLIQLCRIKKKKQLGAQRKTSIQDLRSVAGLTFLLGITWGFAFFTVNEVFTYLFTIFNTLQGFFIFIFYCVTKENVRKQWRRYLCCGKFRLAENSDWSRTATNGLKKQTVNQGVSSSSNSLQSNSNSTNSTTLLMNNDYSVHANGNGHLYLPSEKNGVCFTVQNGDVCLHDFSGKQLVFQDKDDTGSQESQISLRRTSKRGSLSSMEKM